One genomic segment of Brassica napus cultivar Da-Ae chromosome A3, Da-Ae, whole genome shotgun sequence includes these proteins:
- the LOC106355505 gene encoding protein STRICTOSIDINE SYNTHASE-LIKE 1, with protein MPISRKFWTWAVATAIIAVLVVFVGPSIIGPESIVGSKNVLTTAKMIPLPVDGPESLDWDPRGEGPYVGVTDGRILKWRGSDLGWVEFAYSSPHRGNCSSHKVEPACGRPLGLSFEKKTGDLYFCDGYFGVMKVGPKGGLAEKVVDEVEGQKIMFANQMDIDEEEDVFYFNDSSDTYHFGDVFFAFLCGEKTGRAIRYDKKSKEAKVIMDRLHFPNGLAISKDGSFVLSCEVPTQLVHRYWAKGPKSGTRDVFAKLPGYADNIRRTEKGDFWVALHSKRTPFSRFSLMHPWIGKFFMKTLKMDLLVFLFEGGKPHAVAVKLCGKTGKVLEVLEDSEGKNMKFISEVQERDGKLWFGSVFLPSVWVLEHQ; from the exons ATGCCAATCAGCCGGAAATTTTGGACGTGGGCCGTTGCCACGGCCATTATAGCCGTCCTGGTCGTCTTCGTCGGGCCATCCATCATCGGACCGGAGAGCATAGTGGGATCTAAAAATGTCCTAACCACGGCGAAGATGATCCCGCTTCCCGTTGATGGACCAGAGAGTCTGGACTGGGATCCACGAGGGGAAGGCCCATACGTTGGCGTTACCGACGGTCGCATACTCAAATGGCGCGGTTCGGATCTTGGCTGGGTAGAATTCGCGTACTCGTCCCCCCACAG AGGGAACTGTTCAAGCCATAAGGTGGAACCTGCGTGTGGAAGGCCTTTGGGACTGAGCTTCGAGAAAAAAACGGGAGACTTGTATTTTTGTGACGGTTACTTTGGAGTAATGAAGGTCGGACCTAAAGGAGGATTGGCCGAGAAGGTCGTCGACGAGGTCGAAGGTCAGAAAATTATGTTCGCCAATCAAATGGATATAGACGAAGAAGAGGATGTTTTCTACTTCAACGATAGTAGCGACACCTACCACTTCGG GGACGTATTCTTTGCGTTTCTGTGTGGTGAAAAGACAGGAAGAGCGATTCGATACGACAAAAAGTCAAAAGAGGCCAAAGTTATAATGGACCGTCTTCATTTCCCTAATGGTCTTGCCATAAGCAAGGATGGTTCGTTCGTGCTTTCCTGTGAGGTCCCAACGCAACTTGTGCATCGATACTGGGCCAAGGGGCCTAAATCTGGGACCCGTGACGTATTCGCAAAGCTTCCTGGCTACGCGGATAACATCAGGAGGACTGAGAAAGGGGATTTCTGGGTTGCCTTGCATTCCAAGAGAACCCCATTTTCTAGGTTTTCGTTGATGCATCCCTGGATTGGGAAATTTTTCATGAAAACCTTGAAGATGGATCTTTTAGTTTTCCTTTTTGAAGGAGGAAAGCCTCATGCGGTGGCCGTGAAACTCTGTGGCAAGACCGGTAAGGTTTTGGAGGTTCTTGAGGATAGTGAAGGGAAGAATATGAAGTTCATAAGTGAGGTTCAAGAGAGAGATGGTAAGCTTTGGTTTGGGTCAGTTTTTCTGCCTTCCGTTTGGGTTCTTGAGCATCAGTAA